Genomic window (Bifidobacteriaceae bacterium):
TGGACATTTTCACCTCGACCCCGGCCAAAGAGCTGATCGTCGAAGACGGCAAAGTGGTGGGCGTTGTGGCCGAGGATTCGGACGGCAACACCATCCGGATCGGCGCGAAGGCCGTGGTGCTGGCCGGCGGCGGCTTTGGCGGCAACCTGGAGATGGTCAGGGAGCACTCCCGGTTCGGCAAGAACGCCGACCATCTGATCTACATGGGCCCGCCGGAGAACACCGGCGACACCATCAACATGGCGCTGGCCATCGGCGCGGACACGTGGGAAATGCTCCCGCTGATGATCATCCCCGTCGCCAAGGGCAAGAGCCTGGTGGCGCACATCAACGGCGGCGGCTCCCAGCCGGTGCTGTGGGTCAACAACACCGGCCAGCGCTACTACGACGAGCACGTCGCGCTAAGCTTCGCGGACGCGGGCAACGTGATCGCCAGCCAGCCGGACGGCCGCTCCTACTCGATCATGGACCAAGACACCGTCCAGCACCTGATCGACGACGGCAGCGACATCGGCCTGGGCGACTTCATCCCCTACCACGTCCAGTTGACCGGCCTGCAAGCCGAATTGGACGAGGCGATCGCGGAGGGCGAGATGGCCTGGAAGTCCGACTCGATCGAGGATCTGGCGTCCCAGATCGGGCTGGATCCGGCCGTCGTCAAGGCGACCGTGGACAAGTACAACGAGTTCTGCCACGCGGGCGACGACCCGCTGTTCTTCAAGGACGCGAAGTACCTCCGGCCGGTCAAGAAGGCGCCGTTCTACGCCATCGAGATGCGGGCGGCCATCCTGGTGTCCGTGGGCGCGTTGCGCGTCAACGGCTCCCTGCAGGTGATCGACAAGGAAGCCAAGCCGATTCCGGGCCTCTACGCGGTCGGAATGGACGCGGGCGGCCTGTTCGGCGACACCTACAACCTTGACGTCCCCGGCACGGCCAACGGCTTCTCGCACGCGGGCGGCCGCGTGGCGGCCCGGCACGCCATCAAGACGATCAAGGGCTGACCCGCAAGGGTGCCCCAAGGACTCGGGGCGGCGTCCGCATTGCCCCACGGACGCCGCCCCGTGGCGAACGGCGAACAGGAAGGGTTGGGGATGACCGCGAACGCGGGCTCAGAGGTCGACTTCGACGTGGTGGTGGTCGGAGCGGGAGTGGCCGGGTGCGTCAGCGCGTTTCAGCTGGCGACTGCGGGGCGCAGCGTCCTATTGGTCGAGCGCGGCCCGGAGCCCGGGTCCAAAGCCCTGTCCGGCGGGGTCTTCTACTGCCGGGTGATGGAGCAGGTCTTCCCCGGCTTCGCCGAGCGCGCGCCCGTGGAGCGCGTCATCACCCGCAACTGCCTGAGCTTCCTGAACCCCGACAGCTTCGTCAACATTGACTACGGCGACCAACGCTTGAGCTCGCCCGTCAACGCCGTCTCGGTGCTGCGGGCGAAACTCGAAGCGTGGTTGGCGGAGCAATGCGAGACGGCCAGGGCGGTGGTCATGCCCGGGTTCCGGGTCGACCGGCTGCTTCTTGAAGACGGACGGGTCTGCGGGATCGGCGCCGGAGAAGACGAGTTGCGCTGCAAGGTGGTGGTCGCCGCAGACGGCGTCAACTCGTTCGTCGCCCGCGACGCGGGCCTGCGGACCAAAGACCCCGCCAACCAGCTGGCCGTGGGCGTCAAGTCGGTCATCGGCCTGGACCGGGGCGTGATCGAGGAGCGTTTCAACTTGGAGGGGGACCAGGGCGCCGCCTACGCGGTGGTCGGGGACTGCACCAAAGGAGTGGGCGGCGGCGGCTTCATGTACACCAACCTCGAGTCGGTGTCCATCGGGGTGGTGCTCCGGCTGGACGACTTGGCGAAGCGGGGCGAGGTCGCCTCCGACCTGCATGATCGTTTCCTGGGGCACCGTTTCATAGCGCCGTTCCTGAAGGGCGGCGAATTGCTGGAATACGGCGCCCACCTTGTGGCCGAAGGCGGCCAGGCCATGGTCCGCGACCTGGTCAAGCCCGGTTTGGTGGTGGTCGGCGAGGCGGCCGGTCTGGCGCTGAACACCGGCCTGACGGTGCGGGGCATGGATCTGGCGGCAGGCTCCGCGATTGCGGCGGCCAGGGCGGTCGACGCGGCGCTGGAGGCCGACGACTTCTCGCCCGGCGTTCTGAAAGAGTACGAATCGTCCCTCCGCGCCGGCTTCGTCGGCCGGGACATGGAGACTTTCCGCGCCGCGCCCGCCTTCCTGGAGGGCACCCGGATGTTCAACGACTACGGGCCGTTGCTCGCCGACGTTTTCCACGGCGTCTACAACCTGGATCTTGAGCCGCGCCGGCACCTGGCGAGAACCGCCTGGGACGCCTTCAAGACCTCCCCGCTGAAGCTGTCCGACCTGGTCCAAGACGGTTGGAAGGCCCTGAGAGCGTTGTGACGAAATGAACCTTGGAACCATCGCCGAGCGGTTGGCCCGCAACCGCTACGAACTGGACGGCGCCCCCCACATCGAAGTCGACCAGCAGGCGGCCCGCGCCTCGGGCGCGGGACCCCTGTTGGAACGGATTTGCCCCGCCCACGTCTACGCGGTCGCTGAGGACGGGTCCGTCAGCCTGGCGTGGGCGGCTTGTCTGGAATGCGGGACCTGCCTGGCCCTGGCGCCACCCGGCGTCCTGACCTGGCGTTACCCAGCGGGCGGCACAGGCGTTTTGTACCGCATGGGCTGAATCAAACCGCGGCTGCCCGGGTCCGCCCGGCTGTCCGCGCCTCATCACGCCGCCGCCGCGCCGGCAGGGACGCCGACGGGCGCGACGCGCAAATCTTGTGAGTTGAAGGAGTTACGCATGGAACCCTCGAAGCGTCTACCTTTGTGGCTGGCGGTAGGCATCACCGTGGTTGTGGGAGTCCCCTTCGGATTCTGGTTGAAAGAATACGGACTGGCCCTGTTCATCTCGTTCACCGTCTGGGCTCAGTACTTCGCCTTCGGCGCGCGGCCCGCCGGGCTGATCCGCATAATCCCCGGATACATCGCCGGCGGGATCGGGGCGACGCTGACGCAGTTGCTGTCACTCTGGCTGGGCGACCTCTTCGGCGGCGCGCACCTGGTGGTGGACGGCGACCTGGCCGTCATTGTCGGCTACTTCATCGGCTTCTGCGTCTTGATCTACTCCATGAGGTTCATGAAGTTCATCGGCGACGACCCGCTAGCCTTCTTCCAAGGCATCTCGCTGACGCTGGCCTGCATCTTCACCGCCCAGGGCGCGGCCTACGTGGGGAACTCGGCCAACGTCTACGTGCTCGCCATCGGCGGTCTGATCGCCTCGGTTCTGGCGATGCTGCTGGGCTGCTTCCTCGGCTGGTTCAACGTGACGTTGAACGTGGGGCCGCCGAAGCCAGCGCCCGCAGAGCCGGCGCCGGCCGCGAAAGAGGAATAGCGCCTATCGGCGCGCTCCCGTTGCCGGGACGGGGTGCCGCCCCGTCCCGGCAATCCCGCCCCGGGGCGGCCCGCGGCGACGAGATCTCCTTTTCGCCTCGACCGTCCAGAATTGACATCGTCAATAGTCGCCGTCAAACAGACAATTGGTTCTGAAAGCCTGCTGGCCGCAATGCGCGCAAACTAGGACCGCGCTTCTTGGTACATTGCCTCAATGTGGTCCATTATCGCGTCCTTGAGCACCTTCTGCTGGGGGTCATCCTGCGGCAGGTCGAATTCGATGTTCGGGTCGATTGGAGTTGGCTTCCCCTCTTCGATCATGTTGCCAGCCGTCAAATCGGTGTCGGGATCAAGCGGCGAACACTTGCCGAGGAGAACGCGTAGTTGTTCGACGGTTATGTCGCCGGGCACTAGCGCGAACGGGACGGTGGCGTAATCATCGACTGCGACCTCGGCATCGCGCACGTCGGGCCAGCCGTTCTCACGCGCGCACCGAGCCCAGTCATTTGAGGCCTCCGCAACCGCCTGCTTTGCCCGCTCCTCGTCCCTCAGGTCGGCACGGGCGTCAGGAACGAAGTAGCCGCTTGACTCGATACAGGCACCCAGTTCAGCGCTTAGGTCCCGGTCGCCGTCAATCAACACAGGCTTCGACGTGTCCCGAGGTGTGTCGTTTTGATACTTCGGCGACTCCTCAACCCAACCGCTGGGCATTACCACGAGTCTCTCCTCAGCTTGGGGCACAGGCGTGACCAAGACGAATTCGACACTGAACCCGTCCGGTATGGAACGCCCGGTCGAGTCGGTCTGGATCCCCTCA
Coding sequences:
- a CDS encoding FAD-dependent oxidoreductase; its protein translation is MATFDVEYDLVAVGGGGSGKMAAYIAAKEGGLKTALLEKAPETGGSSVFAEGQTAFESSEQKARKVPPTPGMHYPTRAEGFKRYIDYSHKRANPEVVRMQVYETAETIDIMKSLGIVYTDVTIYAYEQPTELNTFHRPEGLGAHMQEVLLQATKDAGVDIFTSTPAKELIVEDGKVVGVVAEDSDGNTIRIGAKAVVLAGGGFGGNLEMVREHSRFGKNADHLIYMGPPENTGDTINMALAIGADTWEMLPLMIIPVAKGKSLVAHINGGGSQPVLWVNNTGQRYYDEHVALSFADAGNVIASQPDGRSYSIMDQDTVQHLIDDGSDIGLGDFIPYHVQLTGLQAELDEAIAEGEMAWKSDSIEDLASQIGLDPAVVKATVDKYNEFCHAGDDPLFFKDAKYLRPVKKAPFYAIEMRAAILVSVGALRVNGSLQVIDKEAKPIPGLYAVGMDAGGLFGDTYNLDVPGTANGFSHAGGRVAARHAIKTIKG
- a CDS encoding FAD-dependent oxidoreductase, which translates into the protein MTANAGSEVDFDVVVVGAGVAGCVSAFQLATAGRSVLLVERGPEPGSKALSGGVFYCRVMEQVFPGFAERAPVERVITRNCLSFLNPDSFVNIDYGDQRLSSPVNAVSVLRAKLEAWLAEQCETARAVVMPGFRVDRLLLEDGRVCGIGAGEDELRCKVVVAADGVNSFVARDAGLRTKDPANQLAVGVKSVIGLDRGVIEERFNLEGDQGAAYAVVGDCTKGVGGGGFMYTNLESVSIGVVLRLDDLAKRGEVASDLHDRFLGHRFIAPFLKGGELLEYGAHLVAEGGQAMVRDLVKPGLVVVGEAAGLALNTGLTVRGMDLAAGSAIAAARAVDAALEADDFSPGVLKEYESSLRAGFVGRDMETFRAAPAFLEGTRMFNDYGPLLADVFHGVYNLDLEPRRHLARTAWDAFKTSPLKLSDLVQDGWKALRAL
- a CDS encoding 4Fe-4S dicluster domain-containing protein; protein product: MNLGTIAERLARNRYELDGAPHIEVDQQAARASGAGPLLERICPAHVYAVAEDGSVSLAWAACLECGTCLALAPPGVLTWRYPAGGTGVLYRMG
- a CDS encoding DUF1097 family protein, which translates into the protein MEPSKRLPLWLAVGITVVVGVPFGFWLKEYGLALFISFTVWAQYFAFGARPAGLIRIIPGYIAGGIGATLTQLLSLWLGDLFGGAHLVVDGDLAVIVGYFIGFCVLIYSMRFMKFIGDDPLAFFQGISLTLACIFTAQGAAYVGNSANVYVLAIGGLIASVLAMLLGCFLGWFNVTLNVGPPKPAPAEPAPAAKEE